A window from Sus scrofa isolate TJ Tabasco breed Duroc chromosome 2, Sscrofa11.1, whole genome shotgun sequence encodes these proteins:
- the TMEM174 gene encoding transmembrane protein 174 yields MRTMEQGHNRVEDFPLNVFSVTPYTPSTADIQVSDDDKAGATLLFSGIFLGLVGITFTIMGWIKYQGVSHFEWTQLLGPILLSVGVTFILIAVCKFKMLSCQLCKESEERVPDLEQTAGGQSFVFTGINQPITFHGATVVQYIPPPYGSQEPLGMTTTYLQPVVSPCGLVPPGGLAAAMPSPPQYYTIYPPENAAFVHDQDYPSFVDAGDDRSSPDAEQLEETQLGDEDSTCFSPPPYEEICSLPR; encoded by the exons ATGAGGACGATGGAGCAGGGCCACAACCGCGTGGAGGACTTCCCTCTCAATGTGTTTTCCGTCACCCCTTACACGCCCAGTACCGCTGACATCCAGGTGTCGGATGACGACAAGGCGGGGGCCACCTTGCTCTTCTCGGGCATCTTCCTGGGACTGGTGGGGATCACATTCACCATCATGGGCTGGATCAAATACCAAGGAGTCTCCCACTTTGAATGGACCCAGCTCCTTGGACCCATCCTGCTGTCGGTGGGGGTCACGTTCATCCTGATTGCCGTGTGCAAGTTCAAAATGCTCTCCTGCCAGTTGTGCAAAGAGAGTGAGGAGAGGGTCCCGGACTTGGAGCAGACGGCCGGAGGACAATCGTTTGTTTTCACTGGTATCAACCAACCCATCACCTTCCACGGGGCCACGGTGGTGCAGTATATCCCCCCCCCTTATGGCTCTCAAGAGCCCCTGGGGATGACCACCACCTACCTGCAGCCGGTGGTGAGCCCGTGCGGTCTCGTCCCGCCTGGAGGGCTGGCGGCTGCCATGCCAAGCCCGCCCCAGTACTACACCATCTACCCTCCAGAGAATGCTGCCTTTGTTCACGACCAGGACTACCCTTCCTTCGTGGATGCTGGAGATGACAG GTCCAGCCCTGATGCTGAGCAGCTAGAAGAGACACAGCTGGGAGATGAGGATTCCACctgtttctctcctcccccctATGAGGAAATATGCTCCCTCCCCCGCTAG